GGCCATCGTCACCCGATCGAGTTTTTTCAAAAAGACCTCGGCAAGCTGGATTTTGAAGTCGATGTAGGTGAACCACCGGGGGCCTTCGGGGTTTTCGAAACGTTTAACGTAGTGGTCGATCCATTCAAGCGACGTATCGTCCCTGACGTTTTGTCTAAGCAGCATGTTTTGCTGCAGGTCGGTGAAGATTTCGGCGTAGCTTCGGTAGAGCACCGAACCCTCGAAGATCCGTTTGTACCACTCCCACTCCCGGTTGGGGGAGTAGTGGGCGCGGAAGTAGTTGCGCAGCCAGTTTTTGAATGTGAGGTTTGAAGTCTTTTCGATATCGGCCATTTCGAAGTAGGGGCGGTACCCGAAAAAGAGTTCGTCGGCACCGTCGCCACTCAGTAGCACTTTGATGCCCCGTTTTGCGATATGGCGGCCCAAAAACCAGAGCGGCACCGCCGCCGGGTCCCCCAGGGGTTCGTCTGCGTGGCGTACCCATGCCTCGTGGCAGGCGAAAAAGTCCGCTTTGTTCATGACGATCGCCTCATGGTCGCTGCCGATATGCGCCGCCACCTTGTCGGCATAGAGGCGTTCGTCATATTTTTCGTACCCCTCGTACCCGACGGTGAAAGTGGGCAGCGGTGTTTGTAAAGTACGCTGCGCCATGGCCGCCACCAAAGAGCTGTCGACGCCGCCGCTAAGCAGCGCCCCCAGTGCCACGTCGGAGACCAGGCGGTAGCTTACGCTCTCTTGCAAAAGCGCTTCCACCTTTTCTTCCGAAACGCTTTCATCTCCCGGTCCGACAAGCACCGCATCTTCCACCTTTATGCTGACCTCGCCTTTTTCGTAACGCAACGTGCCCCCCGGCTCCAACTGGTAAATAGCGGGGTAGAGGGTGTGGGGCGAGATGAAAGATTGGTAGGAGAGATAGGATTTAAGAGCGTGGGTATCGGGTTTTAGATTGGGAAAGAGGGTCAAAATCGCCTTGATTTCGGAGGCGAAGACGAAGGTGTCGCCCTGCTTCGTCCAAAAAAGCGGCTTTTTGCCGAAAGGGTCGCGAAAAAGGTGGAGGCTCTCATTTTTCCAGATCGCCATGGCGTACATGCCCCGAAGATGGCGGGGTATCCGTTCGCCCCATCTCTCAAACGCTCTTACCGCCACTTCCGTGTCGCTGTCGGTCGCGAAGGAGCCGCCCAGCGTGTCGCGCAACTGTTTGTAGTTGTAGATTTCGCCGTTAAGAAGCATGAGGGCATCGCCCACACTCATCGGCTGGTTGGCTTTGGGCAGCGGGTCGATGACGCTGAGACGGTGGTGCCCCAGAAAAAGGTCGGGCTCGGTGATGACCCCGTGCGCGTCGGGTCCGCGGTGGGAAAGGGTTTGGAACGCTTCGAAAGCCTTCTTTTCGTCATAGGGACCGACGATTCCGAAAATGGCGCACATATCAAACCTTGATCTTCACCGTGAAATCTCCCTCCAGGTACCCTTCGTAAATACGCACTTTTCCCAGGTTCCGGCAGGCTTTTTCCATCTCTTTGGGCAGCCAATAGTTGTAGGTGCCGCTTCTGTCGCTTCCTCTAAGAAGGTTGAAGACGATGCCCCGGTCGGCCGCGTCGAAACAGCGTTTGACGGCGAGCAGGGTTTCGAAGCGGGTGAGGAGATTGAAGCTGCCGCTAACAAGATACCAGTCGGCTTCGGGCAAAGGGTCGGTGAGCAGGTCGCGACGGAGGATGGATTGCCCCGTGCGTCTTTGCGCCTCCTGGACCATCGGTTCCATCATGTCCAGCCCGATATAGCGTTTGGGCAGACGGCCGCTTTGCTGCATATAGAGATAGAGGTCGCCGAATCCGCAGCCTGCGTCGACGACGCTGCAGGAAGCGATATCGGGAATCTGTTTCAAAAGCGCGTCGAAGCGCCGCCGCTGCCGTTTTTCGTCGTTCCAGGCGACGCCTTTGGCATTTTTCCCATGTTTTGCGACAGTATTGGTGTAAAAAAGTTTCTGATCGATTCTTGGCATGGTAAAATTATAGATAAATAGGTATGAAATTTGCTTAACTTTATTAAAGAATGGGTACAAAAGGGATGGGATGAATCTGCTGGGCTTGATAGGAAGGGAGAAAGAGCTTTTTCAGGAAGATATGGAAACCCATGCAAACAGACTGAAAGAGACTGTTTCCTCTTCGAGCTTTCTGGTGATCGGTGGTGCCGGTTCTATCGGGCAGGCGGTGACAAAGGAGATATTCAAACGCAATCCGAAAAAACTCCACGTTGTCGATATCAGCGAAAACAATCTGGTGGAACTGGTGCGTGATATTCGCAGCTCTTTGGGATATATCGAAGGTGAATTCAAAACGTTCGCCCTTGATATCGGCTCCGACATTTATGACGCATTTATCGAAAACGGCGGAGATTATGACTATGTTTTGAATCTTTCGGCGCTCAAACATGTACGCAGCGAGAAAGACCCCTATACCCTGATGCGGATGATCGATGTCAATATTTTCAATACCGACAAAACCCTCCGCCAGGCTATTGCAAAAAAAACGAAAAAGTATTTTTGCGTCTCGACGGACAAAGCGGCCAACCCGGTCAATATGATGGGAGCGAGTAAACGGATTATGGAGATGTTTCTGATGCGCAGGAGTCTTGATATCGAAATTTCTACCGCTCGTTTCGCCAATGTCGCTTTTTCTGACGGTTCACTCCTTTATGGTTTCAATCAGCGTATTCAGAAGCGTCAGCCCATCGTGGCACCCAACGATATCAAACGATATTTCGTCACCCCGAAGGAATCGGGAGAGTTGTGCCTGATGAGCACAGTGTTTGGCGAAAACCGGGATATCTTTTTCCCCAAACTCTCTGAAGCCCTCCATCTGATTACCTTTGCACAGATCGCGGTCAGATATCTCGAAAATCTTGGGTACGAACCCTGGCTCTGCCAAAGCGAAGAAGAGGCCAGAGAGTTGACGAAAACACTGCCCGAGCAGGGGAAATGGCCCTGTCTTTTCACCCGAAGCGATACGACGGGAGAAAAAGATTTCGAAGAATTTTTTACCGAAAACGAGGTCCTTGACATGGAACGCTTCGAAAATATCGGCGTGATTAAAAACGAGCCGGTTTATGATGAAGCTTTGCTTGAAGAGTTCGAAAAGAGCATTGGCGGAATGCGCCGAAAGGGATCCTGGAGCAAAGAGGAGATTGTCGCGCTCTTTCACAGAATGATTCCAGGATTCGCCCATAAAGAGACGGGTCGATACCTCGATGAAAAGATGTGATCCATGAAGCTGCGGGAAACTATCGATTTTATCCGCTCTCTTTACGGAAAGGAAGCGTTCATTCCGCTGCACGCTCCCGTATTCGCGGGAAACGAAAAAATCTATCTTCAGGAGTGTATCGATAGCACATT
This genomic interval from Hydrogenimonas urashimensis contains the following:
- a CDS encoding UDP-N-acetylglucosamine 4,6-dehydratase; protein product: MNLLGLIGREKELFQEDMETHANRLKETVSSSSFLVIGGAGSIGQAVTKEIFKRNPKKLHVVDISENNLVELVRDIRSSLGYIEGEFKTFALDIGSDIYDAFIENGGDYDYVLNLSALKHVRSEKDPYTLMRMIDVNIFNTDKTLRQAIAKKTKKYFCVSTDKAANPVNMMGASKRIMEMFLMRRSLDIEISTARFANVAFSDGSLLYGFNQRIQKRQPIVAPNDIKRYFVTPKESGELCLMSTVFGENRDIFFPKLSEALHLITFAQIAVRYLENLGYEPWLCQSEEEARELTKTLPEQGKWPCLFTRSDTTGEKDFEEFFTENEVLDMERFENIGVIKNEPVYDEALLEEFEKSIGGMRRKGSWSKEEIVALFHRMIPGFAHKETGRYLDEKM
- the asnB gene encoding asparagine synthase (glutamine-hydrolyzing) — its product is MCAIFGIVGPYDEKKAFEAFQTLSHRGPDAHGVITEPDLFLGHHRLSVIDPLPKANQPMSVGDALMLLNGEIYNYKQLRDTLGGSFATDSDTEVAVRAFERWGERIPRHLRGMYAMAIWKNESLHLFRDPFGKKPLFWTKQGDTFVFASEIKAILTLFPNLKPDTHALKSYLSYQSFISPHTLYPAIYQLEPGGTLRYEKGEVSIKVEDAVLVGPGDESVSEEKVEALLQESVSYRLVSDVALGALLSGGVDSSLVAAMAQRTLQTPLPTFTVGYEGYEKYDERLYADKVAAHIGSDHEAIVMNKADFFACHEAWVRHADEPLGDPAAVPLWFLGRHIAKRGIKVLLSGDGADELFFGYRPYFEMADIEKTSNLTFKNWLRNYFRAHYSPNREWEWYKRIFEGSVLYRSYAEIFTDLQQNMLLRQNVRDDTSLEWIDHYVKRFENPEGPRWFTYIDFKIQLAEVFLKKLDRVTMAHGIEARTPFLDRKLVQTLLRCNPLWRMGQSPKWLLKKIAQKYLPPDILTRKKKGFSYPYAEWLHEEKEGVWLMEANARHKLFKPDALRFIVEASRKKRFKHHFYALWHLMRWIESHEY
- a CDS encoding class I SAM-dependent methyltransferase; its protein translation is MPRIDQKLFYTNTVAKHGKNAKGVAWNDEKRQRRRFDALLKQIPDIASCSVVDAGCGFGDLYLYMQQSGRLPKRYIGLDMMEPMVQEAQRRTGQSILRRDLLTDPLPEADWYLVSGSFNLLTRFETLLAVKRCFDAADRGIVFNLLRGSDRSGTYNYWLPKEMEKACRNLGKVRIYEGYLEGDFTVKIKV